The genomic segment ATTACGCCAACGGGGAAGCGCCGATCCCCATAGTCACAGGTGACCAACCCTGTTCCGGTGTTAAAGGCGCACGTCGCACCGATTGACGAGGTGGCTGAGACGAACGCCGTCCCTGCCGGTAGGTGATAGGTCACACGCACGTTCCACGAGTCGCCCGCGCCGAGGTTCGTCACGGTCACGGCATAGCGGACTGTCTGCCCGGGCGTCAGGGTTGCTTCCGCTGGATAAGCGAGATGCGTCAGGGCGAGGTCGGCAGGGGTATTGATCACCGCATCGCTCACGGTGACGTTGATCCCGCCCCCACCGTAACGCGAGTCGGCAACGCCCGTGATGTCGGAGGTCACGCTATGGGAGATGGATGCCGTGCCAGCGCTGTCGCGTTGGACGGTAATCCCTTGGGGGAGATTCCATGTCGCCCGCGTAAAGGTGCGGTTTGCTGGATTGGGATCGGTGATGGTGATCAAGCCGCCCGGAGTGGGCGCGTTGGCGCTCACCGTGACGACTTCCGGTGCGTTTGGCTGCGTGTTGTAGAGGATCATCCCCGGTGGGGCGGTGAGGACAAGCGTGTATGTCCCTGTTGCCCCAATCGTGGGCAGGCTGAGCGTGGGCAAGCCACTAGGGGCAATGGCGACGCCCGGATCGTAGACACGCACGGTTTGGGTCTGGAAGCGTGCGCCAACGGGGTAGGCGGGGGCGTTGCTGCTCAGAACCTCGATGAAGACATTGTACGTCTGCGCTCCGGCGGGGTCAGCAGCGTTATCCGGCGCGTGGAAGTTCACCGCACGCGGCAGCAGCGAATTCGCCCCGCTGGTAAAGACGTAATCACGGACTTGCGTCGTTGTGAAGACGGGGAAGGTCTGCGTGACAAAGCGGAGTTGGCTGCTTGTGGCGTCCGTTGTCACCCGGAGGGTGATCGTCTCGCCCGCACCCAACGCCGTGCCGAGCGTCATCATGAAGCGATCCCCAATAGTTGCCCCTTCTGCCACATCATGGGCTTTGTCGGTGAAGATGGTCAGCGGGTCGGTGGCGTTCACCAAACCGGGGAAGGTGACACAGGTTGAGAACTCCGAGGTGTCGCCCGTTGTCAGGTCGGTTGCCGTCGCCACAATAAACTGTTTCAGGTTTACAATGCCCAAACTGGTGAAGTCCAGCGTGGCATTGCCAGAGGCGTTCGTGGTGAGCGTTGTGCTGCCAAGGTATGCCTCTGCCTGACGGGTGTTGATGCCCGTGCAGCTTTCGCTCCCGTAAAATTCAAGGCGGAAATTCCGGCTTGCCGTGCTGTTGAATGTTCCTGTGATCCGCGCCCCCCCGTTAAACAGGTTCGTCAGGACGGGGTTGTTCTGCAAGCGGTTCGGACCGGTATCCGGGTCTAAATTATCATTCGCGTTGTAGCCATCACCATTGTTATCAATCCCGCCGCCCGTGTTGTTATAGATGATGTTGCGGGAGATCGTGTTGCCAACGGTGTTTGCCGAGACGAGGATGACCCCCGACCCCATCGAGCCAACAATCGTGTTCCCCTCCAAATCATCGTTCTCCCCGTCGTTGTTTGAGCCGACAACGTTCCCCGTCCCGTTATTGGAGAGGACAACGCCGTAGGTGTTCCCTTCAACCGTCCCGTTGGGGCGGATGCCTAGCAAGTTACAAGACGTGCGCGTGTTGGTCGCGCCTTCAATCCAGATGCCGCGCCCGTTCAGGCTGTTATAGCCAACGACGGAGAAGCCTTCTATGCGGCTGCCACTGGCGGTGGACTGAATACGGAAGCCGGGGCTGGTCACTGTTGCGGGGGTAGAGGCGATCACCACAGTGGGGTTTGCCGGACACGCCGCCCCCGATTGGGTTGTCCCTAAAAGGAACACCTGCTCGGTGATGTTGGGCAGCGCAGCGGGTGTGGTGATCGTGCAAACGCCGCCAGCACAGCCGGGATCGTTGGAGGGAATGGCAAAGGTGATTGTATCCGGGGCAGCAAGGGTATTGGCGTCCGTTATTGCTTGCCGCAAACTTCCCGCCCCTGTATTGTTCGTGTTGACCACGATGAACGGCGAACGGCGCGTCACACTATCGGCTGTGGAAAGGGTTGTTCTTGTGAAACGATCTGTCGCCCTCGTTTGAATCGTGTTCACCCCCACATTCAGCGGGGTGGTGAAGCTATAGGTTTCCGTTTCCCCCCCATAGGGGGCGGTGGTGAGTGTCGTGGGAAGGAACGCCCCACCGTTCGTTTGGGATTCGATCAGCGAGATCGTCGTGATATTCGTCGGGACATAGCTGGTATAGGTGGCGCTCCAGCTGCTCATGCCTAAATAGCGCCAAGCCGCTGTCGTCACCGTTTGTCCGGTGTAACTGATCTCTGGGGCACCGGTCGGGTCGGGGGTATATGCAGTGAGGTTCGTTGTCACTGTATCGGTGGCGTCCCATTGCCCATCCAAATCAGTATCTCGCCAGCCAATGGCATGACGGCTACTGGTGGAAGTGACATTCAGCGGATAGGCGGTTTGCTGAATGGTAGAATCTGCCATAATCGACAATTCGTTATCGTAAATCGGTCCGTTTTGGCAGTTTGTGTGCGCCCGCACGTAGTAGCCGTGTGTGTTATTAGAACTGCACCCGCTCGTTGGGTATTCATCCAATGCCCCAAAGGTATGCCCCATCTCGTGAGATAACACCATATTGAAGCGCGACGGTCCCCACCCATCGTTATCATAGGTCAAGACCATGGCGGGACCGTTGATATAGGCATAGGCAAATCGCCCGTTGGCGAATACCCCATCGGCGTCATTTAGACTGTCAATAACGAACACAGAAAACGCCCAATCTGTCCCGGCAGCGGTGCGCGTGGCGTTGTTTAATTGTTGGCGGAGAATCGTCAAATAGTTCGTGGAATTTGCTGTGGCGTAGCCCAGGTTTTGCAGGATGGGGACAATCCATTGATCCTCGTTCCCCCCCCCGCTGGGTTGTCCGCCGTTCAAGAGGATTGGCTCATTCGCCGTGCTGATAGTGACGATAGACGCGCCACTGTTGAAGGGCGTGTAGTAGTTCACCGTCGAAAAACTGAGTTCGCTGGCATTTAGCCCGTAATTCGTTGCTGTGTTACGCCACCATGTCAACCCCTCATTGATCTCAGCAATAATCGTATTAACGCGGGTGCTGCTCCATGTCTCCGCGCCGGCACCCGCATAGGTGCTTTCAACGAAGAATACATTGAGCGCTACTGAGCCGATCATATAGGTGCTTGTGTTGTTGATATTTGGCGCGTCTGGCTCCAGGACAGGCGCAAGCATATTCATCAGGTTGACGAGCCATTGGTCATCGGGAACAAGCGCATCACCACCAGGGTAAAGGCTAGGTCCTTGGGGGGGGGTGCCACCTTGTGCTTGAGCAGGTGCGCTGTTCCCCCCAG from the Anaerolineales bacterium genome contains:
- a CDS encoding PD40 domain-containing protein — its product is MARRSTLFVAGTILANIALVLFVLAGGNSAPAQAQGGTPPQGPSLYPGGDALVPDDQWLVNLMNMLAPVLEPDAPNINNTSTYMIGSVALNVFFVESTYAGAGAETWSSTRVNTIIAEINEGLTWWRNTATNYGLNASELSFSTVNYYTPFNSGASIVTISTANEPILLNGGQPSGGGNEDQWIVPILQNLGYATANSTNYLTILRQQLNNATRTAAGTDWAFSVFVIDSLNDADGVFANGRFAYAYINGPAMVLTYDNDGWGPSRFNMVLSHEMGHTFGALDEYPTSGCSSNNTHGYYVRAHTNCQNGPIYDNELSIMADSTIQQTAYPLNVTSTSSRHAIGWRDTDLDGQWDATDTVTTNLTAYTPDPTGAPEISYTGQTVTTAAWRYLGMSSWSATYTSYVPTNITTISLIESQTNGGAFLPTTLTTAPYGGETETYSFTTPLNVGVNTIQTRATDRFTRTTLSTADSVTRRSPFIVVNTNNTGAGSLRQAITDANTLAAPDTITFAIPSNDPGCAGGVCTITTPAALPNITEQVFLLGTTQSGAACPANPTVVIASTPATVTSPGFRIQSTASGSRIEGFSVVGYNSLNGRGIWIEGATNTRTSCNLLGIRPNGTVEGNTYGVVLSNNGTGNVVGSNNDGENDDLEGNTIVGSMGSGVILVSANTVGNTISRNIIYNNTGGGIDNNGDGYNANDNLDPDTGPNRLQNNPVLTNLFNGGARITGTFNSTASRNFRLEFYGSESCTGINTRQAEAYLGSTTLTTNASGNATLDFTSLGIVNLKQFIVATATDLTTGDTSEFSTCVTFPGLVNATDPLTIFTDKAHDVAEGATIGDRFMMTLGTALGAGETITLRVTTDATSSQLRFVTQTFPVFTTTQVRDYVFTSGANSLLPRAVNFHAPDNAADPAGAQTYNVFIEVLSSNAPAYPVGARFQTQTVRVYDPGVAIAPSGLPTLSLPTIGATGTYTLVLTAPPGMILYNTQPNAPEVVTVSANAPTPGGLITITDPNPANRTFTRATWNLPQGITVQRDSAGTASISHSVTSDITGVADSRYGGGGINVTVSDAVINTPADLALTHLAYPAEATLTPGQTVRYAVTVTNLGAGDSWNVRVTYHLPAGTAFVSATSSIGATCAFNTGTGLVTCDYGDRRFPVGVIDTVTVIVRVGNTPGARLVASASVTALQVDPDGTNNTAVDSPPNTVASPTRDLYAVRPDGSNLIRLTNDPTDDYHPAWSPNGQQIAFVSTRDGNANIYVMNANGTNARRLTNDPAADLYPAWSPDGRRIAFASARGGGGVRLFVIDANGKNLTELGGGTEAQQPVWSANGRQIAYVAAVGEGSFDLFTMNADGTGITRLTNGLRVQNPAWSPDGTRIAFASFKEGSGDLYLYQNGTITRLTSGSARDDDPAWSLDGRSLAFVSDRDGQPAVYLLRFGFGGQTTITRLGGTGVSDAQPAWGILQIAFARVQ